The following are encoded in a window of Caldicellulosiruptor danielii genomic DNA:
- the hypA gene encoding hydrogenase maturation nickel metallochaperone HypA — MHEYFVTRQLVKIAEDALKDVSFKRVTRIKVVVGELSGIIDESLKFYFDILTKGTILEGAQLKIIPKKALLYCQKCSEYFERTKDFTCPKCLSLGKLTEHGKEFYIESIEVDD, encoded by the coding sequence ATGCATGAGTATTTTGTTACAAGGCAGCTTGTAAAGATTGCTGAAGATGCGCTAAAAGATGTCAGCTTTAAAAGGGTTACAAGAATTAAAGTTGTAGTTGGGGAGCTGAGTGGAATTATTGACGAGTCGCTGAAATTTTATTTTGATATCCTAACAAAGGGAACAATCTTAGAAGGTGCTCAGCTTAAAATAATTCCCAAAAAGGCTCTTTTGTACTGTCAAAAATGCAGTGAATATTTTGAAAGGACAAAAGATTTTACCTGTCCAAAATGTTTGTCGCTGGGCAAGCTTACTGAACATGGAAAAGAATTTTATATTGAGTCTATAGAGGTAGATGATTGA
- a CDS encoding NADH-quinone oxidoreductase subunit B family protein → MLFRKTLKKSPWIVHYDCNSCNGCDIEILATLTPVYDVERFGIINVGNPKHADILVVSGSVNHRNARVLKTIYDQMPHPKAVVAIGACACSGGIFKECYNTLGGADTVIPVDVYVPGCAPRPEAIMEGILKAAQLLEEKKKNIKKGEILNVAKS, encoded by the coding sequence GTGTTATTCAGAAAGACATTGAAAAAGTCTCCATGGATTGTTCACTATGATTGTAACAGCTGCAACGGCTGTGATATAGAAATACTGGCAACGTTAACACCTGTATATGACGTTGAGAGATTTGGAATTATAAATGTAGGTAATCCCAAACATGCTGATATATTGGTTGTGTCAGGTTCTGTTAACCACAGAAATGCAAGAGTTTTAAAGACAATATATGATCAGATGCCACATCCAAAAGCTGTTGTAGCAATTGGCGCATGTGCGTGCTCCGGTGGGATATTCAAAGAATGTTACAATACCCTTGGAGGTGCTGATACAGTAATTCCTGTCGATGTTTATGTTCCTGGATGCGCGCCACGACCGGAGGCCATTATGGAAGGAATATTAAAAGCTGCCCAGCTTTTAGAAGAAAAGAAAAAGAATATAAAAAAGGGTGAGATTTTGAATGTTGCAAAATCTTAA
- a CDS encoding NADH-quinone oxidoreductase subunit C encodes MLQNLKELQKEDLRKEVLVLKADGYRFVTATCVDLGDGRFDIIYHFDKDYQLTNIRVTIAAEEKVPSISDIYFAAVFVENEIKDLFGVEFENLLIDYEGKFMITEELESPMRKKPMVKVKKGE; translated from the coding sequence ATGTTGCAAAATCTTAAAGAGCTTCAGAAAGAGGATTTGAGGAAAGAAGTTTTAGTCTTAAAAGCTGATGGGTATAGATTTGTCACAGCAACATGTGTTGATTTGGGCGATGGAAGGTTTGATATAATCTATCATTTTGATAAGGATTACCAACTGACAAATATAAGAGTTACTATAGCAGCAGAGGAAAAAGTTCCCTCTATTTCGGATATATATTTTGCAGCTGTGTTTGTTGAAAATGAGATAAAAGATTTATTTGGCGTAGAATTTGAAAATCTTTTGATTGATTACGAAGGAAAGTTCATGATAACAGAAGAGTTAGAATCTCCTATGCGTAAAAAGCCAATGGTAAAAGTAAAGAAAGGAGAGTAA
- the hypB gene encoding hydrogenase nickel incorporation protein HypB has translation MEIKVIKNILERNQNAAYNIRRLADENKWYIMNVMGSPGAGKTSFIKCMIENLKDVFNIAVIEGDVASTIDAQQIASYGVKVLQINTGGACHLVADSIAEAIDSLALTPQTVVFIENIGNLICPSSFDLGENLRVVVSSAAEGDDKPYKYPIMFEKADVVVLSKIDIMDAIGFDKQRYQKGLEAIKDKDLKLFEVSFRTKEGVEGLIDYFYTLLDSYFKK, from the coding sequence ATGGAGATAAAGGTAATAAAAAATATTTTAGAGAGGAATCAAAATGCAGCCTACAATATAAGAAGGTTAGCAGATGAAAATAAATGGTATATTATGAATGTGATGGGGTCGCCTGGTGCAGGTAAGACATCTTTTATTAAGTGTATGATAGAAAATCTTAAAGATGTATTTAACATTGCAGTTATTGAAGGCGATGTTGCCTCAACAATTGATGCTCAGCAAATTGCAAGCTATGGAGTTAAAGTTTTGCAGATAAACACAGGTGGTGCCTGCCATTTAGTTGCAGATAGTATTGCAGAGGCAATAGATAGTCTTGCTCTTACCCCTCAAACAGTTGTGTTTATTGAAAACATTGGCAATCTTATCTGTCCATCTTCGTTTGATTTGGGAGAAAACCTGAGAGTTGTTGTCTCTTCTGCTGCAGAAGGTGATGACAAACCATATAAATATCCAATAATGTTTGAAAAAGCTGACGTTGTTGTTCTGTCAAAGATTGATATAATGGATGCCATTGGTTTTGATAAGCAAAGATACCAAAAGGGTTTAGAGGCTATAAAAGATAAAGATTTAAAACTATTTGAGGTATCGTTCAGGACAAAAGAAGGTGTGGAAGGTCTCATTGATTACTTTTATACTCTTTTAGATTCATATTTCAAAAAATAG
- a CDS encoding Cof-type HAD-IIB family hydrolase, translating into MIKLIALDIDGTLLDERGNIPKINKEFLKIAVQKHKVRIVLCTGRGASAFKIAKDLELPCSLISANGVYVFENPDFPPIIKNYFSEAQKKALIGFLDNNHFEIDFYIVLGYEQDFQMIYKERTNFDSYFLSFVNGRKQFKPTYPAEKLLKFLEYPISHIGIVGKYEKLIRIKEILETLELDCNIILYYASDNKEYGFLEVLNSNVSKEKALLQFMSYKNISPENLMSIGDNFNDVGMFKISGISVAVANAPEEVKKAAKFVTFKTNNEGAVAEAIERFIMKRDG; encoded by the coding sequence TTGATAAAATTAATTGCACTGGATATTGATGGAACACTTTTGGATGAGAGAGGCAACATACCAAAAATAAATAAAGAGTTTTTAAAAATTGCTGTTCAAAAGCATAAAGTGAGAATAGTACTTTGCACAGGAAGAGGCGCTTCAGCCTTTAAGATTGCAAAAGACTTAGAGCTGCCATGTTCATTAATTTCGGCAAATGGTGTTTATGTCTTTGAAAATCCTGATTTTCCACCTATCATAAAAAATTATTTTTCAGAAGCTCAGAAAAAAGCATTAATTGGATTTCTTGATAATAATCATTTTGAAATAGACTTCTATATCGTACTGGGATATGAACAAGATTTTCAGATGATTTATAAAGAGAGAACTAATTTTGATAGCTATTTTCTAAGCTTTGTAAATGGTCGCAAACAATTTAAACCTACATATCCCGCAGAAAAACTTTTAAAGTTTTTAGAATACCCTATTAGTCACATTGGAATTGTAGGCAAATACGAAAAACTCATAAGAATAAAAGAAATCCTTGAAACACTTGAGCTTGATTGTAACATTATTCTCTACTATGCATCAGACAACAAAGAATATGGTTTTTTAGAAGTCTTGAACAGTAATGTATCAAAAGAAAAAGCTCTTCTGCAATTTATGAGCTACAAAAATATTTCACCTGAAAACTTAATGTCTATCGGTGATAATTTCAACGACGTTGGAATGTTCAAAATCTCTGGTATAAGCGTGGCAGTTGCAAATGCGCCGGAGGAAGTAAAAAAAGCTGCAAAGTTTGTAACCTTCAAAACCAACAATGAAGGTGCTGTTGCTGAAGCTATTGAAAGGTTCATAATGAAAAGGGATGGGTAA
- a CDS encoding respiratory chain complex I subunit 1 family protein → MKEIWITLATVIVAPLVGGVVTGIDRKITARMQNRFGPPILQPFYDLFKLFSKETIVVSNTQILYAFLFLVFNIVAVVMFVLKMDLLLILFILAFATTALILGAMATNSPYSRIGAHRELISVLAYEPVLIAMTVAIYFVTGSFNIEDILKHNSFLILDLPFIFIAFSYVLTIKLRKSPFDLSTSHHGHQELVKGITTEFAGPVLGLIELGHWYELVLLLLFVWLFFAKNIFVAIAAILICYFLEIVIDNISARLTWKIMLQLTWSVAFGFALVNLIWVYIKYRLL, encoded by the coding sequence GTGAAAGAAATATGGATTACACTGGCAACTGTCATAGTTGCACCTTTAGTTGGTGGAGTTGTAACAGGAATTGATAGAAAAATAACTGCGCGAATGCAAAACAGGTTTGGACCACCTATCTTGCAGCCTTTTTACGACCTTTTTAAACTATTTTCAAAAGAGACCATTGTTGTCTCGAACACTCAGATTTTATATGCATTTTTGTTTTTGGTATTTAACATTGTTGCAGTTGTGATGTTTGTGCTCAAAATGGACCTTCTTTTGATTTTATTTATTCTTGCATTTGCTACAACAGCGCTCATTCTTGGAGCAATGGCAACAAATTCGCCATATTCAAGGATAGGTGCTCACAGGGAATTGATATCTGTGCTTGCATATGAGCCTGTTTTGATTGCCATGACAGTAGCAATTTACTTTGTAACTGGGAGTTTCAATATAGAAGATATTTTGAAACACAACAGCTTTTTGATATTAGATTTACCATTTATCTTCATAGCATTCAGTTATGTTTTAACTATCAAACTGCGAAAATCTCCATTTGATTTATCAACTTCACACCATGGTCATCAGGAACTTGTAAAGGGTATTACAACAGAGTTTGCAGGACCTGTGTTGGGCTTGATTGAACTTGGTCACTGGTACGAACTTGTACTTTTACTTCTTTTTGTATGGCTATTTTTTGCAAAAAATATCTTTGTAGCAATAGCAGCAATTTTAATTTGCTACTTTTTAGAGATTGTAATTGACAATATCTCAGCAAGGCTTACATGGAAGATAATGCTACAGCTTACTTGGTCAGTAGCATTTGGTTTTGCGCTTGTCAATCTCATTTGGGTATATATAAAGTATAGGTTATTATAA
- a CDS encoding nickel-dependent hydrogenase large subunit, whose protein sequence is MGKRTIVPFGPQHPVLPEPLQLRLVLEDEKVVEAIPAIGYVHRGLEKLAEEKDINQNIYVVERVCGICSFQQALAYCQGIEELMGIDVPDRAKYLRVIWAELHRLHSHHLWLGLLADAFGFESLFMQCWRNRELVMDLMEATAGSRVIISTNIIGGVRRDIDLEKQKFILNNLAKLEEELKRIEGSFLNDYTVKKRLVGVGVLTKQEAYELGCVGPMARASGIKMDLRTLGYAAYGELDFEPVVENDGDCYSRLKVRLRECYQSIDLIRQAVSKMPQGEISTPVKGFPNGEVISRVEQPRGEDVYYIKANGTKNLERLRIRTPTFANIPALVKMLQGVDFADVPMLVLTIDPCISCTER, encoded by the coding sequence TTGGGGAAAAGAACTATTGTTCCATTTGGTCCACAGCATCCTGTTTTGCCAGAACCCTTGCAGCTTAGGCTTGTTTTAGAAGACGAAAAAGTTGTTGAAGCGATACCTGCAATAGGTTATGTTCATAGAGGACTTGAAAAACTTGCTGAGGAAAAGGACATAAACCAAAACATATATGTGGTTGAAAGAGTTTGTGGTATATGTAGTTTTCAACAGGCTTTGGCTTACTGTCAGGGAATTGAAGAGCTAATGGGTATTGATGTGCCAGACAGAGCAAAATATTTGCGAGTTATTTGGGCAGAGCTTCACAGACTTCACAGCCACCATTTGTGGCTTGGGCTATTGGCTGACGCTTTTGGTTTTGAAAGTCTTTTTATGCAGTGCTGGAGAAATAGAGAGCTTGTGATGGACCTTATGGAAGCAACAGCAGGTTCAAGAGTTATAATTTCCACAAATATAATTGGTGGGGTTAGAAGAGATATAGACCTTGAGAAGCAAAAGTTCATTTTAAATAACCTTGCAAAATTGGAAGAGGAGCTAAAGAGAATAGAAGGTTCGTTTTTGAATGATTATACAGTCAAGAAAAGACTTGTAGGTGTAGGTGTTCTAACCAAGCAAGAAGCTTACGAGCTTGGCTGTGTAGGACCAATGGCAAGGGCAAGCGGTATAAAGATGGACCTAAGAACTCTTGGATATGCAGCATACGGCGAACTTGATTTTGAACCTGTTGTGGAAAATGATGGGGACTGCTATTCAAGACTTAAAGTGAGACTTCGCGAGTGCTATCAATCAATTGACCTTATTCGTCAGGCTGTATCTAAGATGCCACAAGGCGAGATTTCAACGCCGGTCAAAGGATTTCCAAACGGTGAGGTTATTTCAAGGGTTGAACAGCCACGAGGTGAAGATGTATATTATATAAAGGCAAACGGGACAAAGAATTTAGAAAGACTCAGAATCAGAACACCAACATTTGCAAATATTCCTGCGCTAGTTAAAATGCTTCAGGGTGTGGATTTTGCGGATGTACCAATGCTTGTTTTGACAATCGATCCATGTATTTCGTGTACCGAAAGGTAA
- a CDS encoding 4Fe-4S binding protein, producing MFGMLKNVFVNLFSKPATRLYPKEKRPFFKDTRGSLEIEIEKCIFCGICQRKCPSNAIVVDRNSRTWQLNQYKCVLCNVCVESCPKKCLISKEQFNVPTTYKEFYIKKQEVKDEVQPKAQAAATNG from the coding sequence ATGTTTGGGATGCTTAAAAATGTTTTTGTCAACCTGTTTTCGAAGCCTGCAACAAGGCTTTATCCGAAGGAAAAGAGGCCATTTTTTAAAGATACAAGAGGAAGCCTTGAGATAGAGATAGAGAAATGTATCTTTTGTGGTATTTGCCAGAGAAAATGTCCTTCAAATGCGATAGTGGTGGACAGAAACTCAAGGACATGGCAGCTAAATCAGTACAAGTGCGTGCTCTGCAATGTATGTGTTGAGTCCTGTCCCAAAAAGTGTTTAATTTCAAAAGAGCAATTTAACGTTCCAACCACTTATAAAGAGTTTTACATCAAAAAGCAGGAAGTAAAAGATGAGGTGCAGCCAAAGGCACAGGCTGCTGCAACTAATGGTTAA
- a CDS encoding NADH-quinone oxidoreductase subunit L translates to MASIYLLLIFLPIIAALFILLINNSSFRKAIVFLMSAVLIGVALYSISQGDKSIKLSHSLNSVLEYLITFADYLLLAMIFLIGTKLKNKLISLLAILQFVLMFVFEFKVGKLEVENVFFVDHLSFIMLLLINIIGPLIAIFALSYIDEHEKHLHLERSRQNIFFAIIMLFLGAMNGLVISNNILWVYFFWEITTLCSFLLISHDQNEESIKNATRALLLNSIGGLSFVVGIIFMYYKSGTVALNEIISSQDSSILMIPIAFLALAAFTKSAQMPFQSWLLGAMVAPTPVSALLHSSTMVKAGVYLVLRLSPVFIDTWLGRIVAVAGAYTFVSAALLAIFQSNAKRVLAYSTISNLGLIIALSSIANVYAIYAAALLIVLHGVSKALLFLCVGSIEQGIGSRNIEDMDGIKYKMPVVAFLTLLGSVSMLLPPFGVLITKWIAIEVSTQNIVAMLEIILGSAFTVVFWTKFIGKVLSDGKERNKVEKFEFLRHVPLMVISALVVLVSIFLTQFTNKFVVPFFKSSFARYSGVGSSNIKDLYVKDFFGFNPLVFFGVLVAAVVLGALVYRMFKPKRYVPVYMSCENSDNFGFRGEKDRVVPFEFKNYYFETLTNEKTVTLIVNILSIALIAIMFGVILK, encoded by the coding sequence ATGGCGAGCATCTATTTACTCCTAATTTTTCTACCAATTATAGCAGCACTTTTTATTCTTCTTATTAACAATAGCAGTTTTAGAAAAGCTATTGTTTTTTTGATGTCTGCAGTATTAATTGGTGTAGCTTTATATTCTATTTCACAGGGTGATAAATCAATTAAACTTTCTCATTCTTTAAATTCTGTACTTGAGTATCTTATAACGTTTGCTGACTATTTACTGTTAGCAATGATCTTTTTAATTGGTACAAAACTTAAAAACAAGCTCATTAGCCTTCTTGCAATTTTGCAATTTGTTTTAATGTTCGTGTTTGAGTTTAAAGTAGGGAAATTAGAGGTTGAAAATGTATTTTTTGTTGACCATTTGAGCTTTATTATGCTTCTTTTGATAAACATAATAGGACCTCTTATTGCAATATTTGCGCTTTCTTATATAGATGAGCATGAAAAACACCTTCATCTTGAAAGGAGTAGACAAAACATATTTTTTGCAATAATCATGCTCTTTTTAGGTGCAATGAACGGTCTTGTTATTTCGAACAACATATTGTGGGTATACTTTTTCTGGGAGATTACCACACTCTGTTCGTTCCTGCTAATTTCTCATGATCAAAATGAAGAGAGTATTAAAAATGCAACAAGAGCGCTTCTTTTAAATTCGATAGGTGGACTTAGCTTTGTTGTAGGGATAATATTTATGTACTACAAATCTGGTACAGTTGCTTTAAATGAGATTATATCTTCACAAGACAGCAGTATTTTGATGATACCAATTGCATTTTTGGCTCTTGCAGCATTTACAAAGTCTGCACAGATGCCATTCCAGAGCTGGCTGCTTGGCGCTATGGTGGCACCAACACCTGTGTCTGCCCTACTACACTCAAGCACAATGGTAAAAGCAGGGGTTTATCTGGTTTTGAGATTATCACCGGTATTTATTGATACATGGCTGGGAAGAATAGTTGCGGTGGCAGGTGCTTATACTTTTGTGTCAGCCGCACTTTTAGCCATCTTTCAGTCAAATGCAAAAAGAGTGTTGGCATACTCCACAATTTCTAATTTGGGTCTTATAATTGCGTTGTCATCCATAGCAAATGTGTATGCGATATATGCAGCTGCACTTTTGATAGTTTTACATGGAGTATCTAAAGCCCTTTTGTTCTTGTGTGTGGGTTCAATAGAACAGGGTATAGGTTCCCGAAACATAGAGGATATGGATGGAATCAAGTATAAAATGCCAGTTGTTGCTTTTCTGACTCTTTTAGGAAGTGTGTCAATGCTGCTTCCGCCATTTGGTGTTTTAATTACAAAATGGATTGCTATTGAGGTGTCAACTCAAAATATAGTTGCAATGCTTGAGATAATCTTAGGAAGTGCTTTTACAGTTGTTTTCTGGACAAAATTCATAGGCAAGGTTCTTTCTGATGGCAAAGAGAGAAACAAGGTTGAAAAATTTGAATTTTTAAGACATGTTCCATTAATGGTTATATCAGCACTTGTAGTTTTAGTAAGCATTTTTTTGACACAGTTTACCAACAAATTTGTTGTACCATTTTTCAAGTCTTCTTTTGCAAGGTATTCAGGGGTAGGCAGCAGCAATATAAAAGATTTGTATGTGAAAGATTTCTTTGGTTTTAATCCGCTTGTATTTTTTGGTGTGCTGGTAGCCGCAGTTGTTCTGGGAGCTTTAGTATATAGAATGTTTAAGCCAAAAAGATATGTGCCTGTGTATATGTCATGTGAAAATTCGGATAATTTTGGTTTCAGAGGCGAAAAAGATAGAGTTGTGCCGTTTGAATTCAAAAATTATTATTTTGAAACACTCACAAATGAGAAGACAGTAACACTTATTGTAAATATTCTTTCAATTGCATTAATCGCAATAATGTTTGGGGTGATTTTAAAGTGA